From the Gemmatimonas sp. UBA7669 genome, the window TCACAGCCATATCGTCAACAGCTCACGCAGAGAACAGCAGGAGAACCGCAGAGGTCGCAGAGCGGGGCGGTCGGGGTCGGGGTCCTTCATCGCGGATGACACGGATTGAGCGGAAACAGCACGGATAAGGCATTCTCTTGTTGTTGATCCGTGCAGTTTCCGCTCCATCCGCGAGATCCGCGACAAGGCTGTTCAATCCCAGACTGCAGCTCTCTGCGAACTCTGCGGTTCTCCTGTAGTTCTCTGCGTGAGCTGTTGACGATCCTGCAGACACCACGCACCCCGAATCGCGACACGAACTCAGAAGCCACGTGCCTCCGTCTCAAATCTCAAACGGCGGCGGCACCCGGCCATCAATGTCCGTGAAGCCGTAGAACCGCGCGAGATCCCCCACACGCAGTACCTGCCCACTATGGGCCATGATGTTGGGGTCCGACGCGAGCGCCACGACCGCACGGCCCAGATAGCGTGGCGACTCCGTGCGCGCGAGCGCCGGCACCGACTGCCACTGCGTTTCATCAGTCTGATGGCCCGCCAGCACAAATTCCGTACGCATCCAGCCGGGCGACACCGCCACCGAGGCCACATTGTGGGCCCGCAGTTCCTCGGCCATGCCAAAGGCCAGACGCGTCATGGACGCCTTGGCCAGGTCGTAGAACAGGTTGCCGGCCATGTAGCGATCGCGATCCCAGAACGTGGTCGTCACGATGAGCCCCTGGCCCTGCTCCACAAACCACGGCGCCGCGTGTCGGCTGGCCAACAGATGATTGCGCACGCCACGATCCATCATGGCGTCCCAATTTGACATGGGGCGCTCCCAGAACGGCGCCTTGAAAATGCCGTCGAACGTTTCGTGCCCGCCCCAGGCATTGTTCACCAATACATCGAGGCGGCCCTGCTCGGCACGCACTCTTTCGAACAGGGCGCGCACCTGCGTTTCGTCGGTGTGATCACAGGCCACCGCAATACCCCGTCCACCGGCGGCGGTCACGTCTTCGGCGGTTTGCTCAATGCTGCCGGGCAGTTGTTCGAGATGGGAGAGCGACTGGATCTGCTGGTACGTGGTGGCGGGACGATGTCGCTGACTGCGTCCGGTCACGTACACCGTGGCACCGGCGGCGCCGAGTTCCGTGGCAATGCCGCGGCCGGCCCCGCGGCTGGCACCGGTGACGATGGCAATGCAGTGGCTGAGTGATGGCTTGGGTTGGTGCATGGACATCCGATGGACTTCAGGCGGGTTGCGGGTGATGAAGTTGGAAGAATTCACCGCAAGCTGTCACGTCCACCGGCCGGCGTATTGGAAGAATGCGAAACGTTCTGCAGCAACTCGCCTGGCGTGAGACCGGCAAGAGCACGGAACTCGTTGATGAGATGCGCCTGATCGTAGTACCCCGCCTCGAGCGCCAGTTGCGTCCATCTGGGCGTATCCCTCGGCGTCTCATGCGGCCGAAGCCGCCGCAGTACGTCATGCATGCGCTGCAGGCGGCGCCACTCGCCCGGTGTCAGACCCAGATGTGAGGCAAACAACTGCTGCACTCGGCGCGTACTGAGCCCCAGCTCGGCGGCTACACTCCGCGTGGACAGCGTGCCCCCGTGGGTGGCAGCCTTGTGGGTGGCGAGACCGATGGCACGCAGCGTGCGCGAGTCTGTCGGCCGGCGCATGCCCTGCAATGCCGCAAACACCTGCTCCACCCGCCGCGCATCACTGCCGGCGTCCGCGAGCGTGTCCGGCAACTGCGGAGAGACGCCGCGCACCAGTGCCTCCCACGGCACCGTCTGATTGGCGAGCGCACTGGCCGGTACACCAAACAGCGCGAGACTCGCACCGGGACGCAGCGTGAGCGAAATGCCGTGCATGTGTCCCCGCATGGCCAGCACCACGGGACTGGCACTGGCTCCAGCCACCTGCACCTCGGCGTTGCCACCGTTGAGCGCAACAATCAGCCGCGACGCCCCATCGGGCAGCACCCGCTCCACCATTTCGTGTCCATCGGCAAAGTGCTCTTCGTAGGCCGTGACGTGCGCGACCAGCGGGCGCAGCGCGGCGGGCACGGCAAACGCCCGCATCGTGCTGGCGGGGACCGTGGTCTCCGGCGCACAGAGCGGGTCGCCATCGAGGCGGAGGAAGAGGCGTTCCCGCGCGGGGTGAGGTTTGCCTATTGCCACGTCAACTAACTTGCCATATGACGACCGATTTTGCCTCGACCTTCCGCGCCCGGCTGGGACTTGCCGAACCGGTGCGCGTTGAATTCCGGCGAACCGACTGCGTTGACGCCGACGGATACCGCCGCGAGCGTATCGAGTATCTGGGCCATGACGGCGATCACATCCCGGCCTTTCTGTTCACGCCAACCGACCGCGCACCGCAAAGTGGCGTGGTGGTATTTCATCAGCACAACGGCGAGTTCCACTTCGGCAAGAGCGAGGTGGCCGGTCTGGTGGGAGACCGCTATCAGGCCTTTGGCCCCGCTCTGGCTCGGCGAGGTCTTGCGGTACTGGCGCCCGATGCCCTGACGTTTGAAGATCGGCGTGGGCCTGTGCAGGGCACCGAGCCTGAGCACTTCGATTGGCTGCGGCACTACAACGCCATGGCGTACCGCATGCTTCAGGGTGACACCCTCATGCGCAAGGCACTGGATGACGCGCAGCGTGCGTTGAGTGTGCTCATGGACGCCGTCGCGCTGGACCCGAATCGAGTAGGAGTGGCAGGCCACTCGTTGGGCGGATATACCGCACTGTACCACGCCGCGCTGGACCCACGTTGTCAGTTCGCCTGCATCAGCGGCGCCGTGTGCAGCGTTGCCACCCGCATGCGGGAGGGTACCGGCTTCACGCTGTTCGAAACCGTACCCGGCCTGGCCCGTGAGTACGACACGCACGATGTGCTCTCGGCCATTGGGCCAAGACCGACGCTGGTGGTGTCGGGAAGCGGTGACAAGTACTCACGCGACGCCAATCAGGTGGTGGCCAGAGTGCGTGGGGACTTTGTCACGCACCTGCGGCGCGATTGTGGGCACGCGCTGGACGCGGAGCGTTTTGAGGCGATGGTGGAGTGGATTGTGGGCGTGAAACCCTGATGTCAGCAGCTCGATATCGAGAGCGACTCTCTCGTAACATGCCGCACTTGCTCTATCGGTGCCGATGCCCTCGACAAGGTTGGGAATTTTGATCCGCCCCGACTTGGGACAGCCAGAAGCGCCACGCGAGATTACACCCGGCACCGTGAGCTCTCGGTACGCACATGCCAGGTACTGCGCGCTACAATGGTTCGGTTCGATCAGGGTTGACCACCTGGCAGAGTATCACGTCGGCAACCATGCTGCCAACCGACATCCTCCGAATCTCGGTAGAGGCTACTAACTTCTCGGCCGCTTTCTGGATCCAGGGCGTGCGCATCGTTCTTGCAAACAGATCGGCGTCAGCGAACACGCGAGACCACTTGAGGCCGTTACCAGCGTAGCCGTCAACCATGAGTAGCGAAGCTGATGCAATACGTGCATCGATCGCGACCAGCAGTGCCATCTTGATCAAGTCCTGCTCGACCTCGCGAGGCGGCGGACCGTTGTAACCTAGGTCCCAAAGGTACTTCTGAAACGGCTTCCCCAGAACGCACTGGCTGCGGTTGTCACCTACCTTACTCGATTTTACCTCAAGAACGTGGAGCTGATCGTCGAGGGCGAGTACAAGGTCGGGGCGGCTTCTGGCAAGAAAGTGCCACTTTGGAATCTCAAAGGTTCGGCCCGCCACTTGACGTTCGGTGACCTGCCCGTCGGGATGGCGCTCACGCACCAATTGAGCTATCAGGTCCTCAAGGAGATGCTCGCGAGTATCGAACTTCTCGCTGTTCACCTGGCGCTGGCCACAGAGCGTCCTCAACAAATCATCGGCCTGAAGTCGAGCGATAAGCTCGGCAATCGGCCAGAGGTGGGATTCGCCAGTCAATTCAGTTATCTCCGGAGAGGTACGTCATCTTTCCAGGCATGCTTGCGAGGTTGGAGGGTGCCCGAGGGGCTTCCGGAAGCCCAGGGAGTTGCTTACCGAGCAAGAGCGTCCTTTGCGTCGCTGATTGGCTCGTATCGCGCGGCATCTTGAAGACGCAGTCCAATTGTCGTCCACAACAAGGACGAATTGGCTCGGGCCGGATGCGGTGCGACCAAGACCTGGGTAGGTCCCAACCAACCACTAAGACACCGTCGCTCCTCAAGAACAGCGGTCTCCAGCGCGACCTCAAAGATCGACTCCCAATGCTTGGCGTATCCCAGCCCGTAACACACCACAGCCGTCGGTCGATACTTGCGCACAAGCTGGCTGAGCAGCTGCACACGCATTGGAAGCACATGGTCGACGTATGAGGAGCGACTCGCAAGTTGGGGTACGCTTGTCGAGAGCTCCTGGTATGGCCAGGAATCGATGCTTTGAGCCGGAAGAGGAAGCAGCTCCAGAAGCGCCGCCGGGCCGTCGTTTGATCCAAACTCTTTGGCCTGGACGCTTCGCAGCGTGGCCAGATCCGTAGACCCACCTCTCCAAGCCTGCAGCGCCTTCATCAGTGCACACCACGTTTGCTGAAGCTTTGGGCGATCTTCGACAAAGTACTTCGTAACGCCAATGCCACGGTGGAAGCCTGCGAGGTCCTCGGTCGCTCGCCGACCACGCTCATTCCACGTGTTGACTCGAAGACGAAGCTCGCCGACATCTCGACCACCGCCCTCTTCCATCCCGAGAAACCACAGAGGTGCTCGCAGGTTTCCGTACCCGACGAATGTATTGATGAAGCCGTCCAGAGCATCCACAGTTGAGCTCCTGTCGTTCGGCAGAATCCAATGGAGCGCCGCCCCCTGCTCGTTGAGGGAGGTATCGATGGCCGGTGGGACTCCGCAAATGCGTGGGTAATATCGACGATCCGTCGATACCCTGTGCATGGCGCTGCAAACCCTTTGCGGGCGGTGCTGGTCGTATCTCCTGTACTCCCTCCGCCTCCTCCCATCCCCTCTGCGCCCCGGCTCCCAATGCGACTCTGCCGACTCCTTCAGCTCGTCGTTGCCACGGCCCTCTGGGCCGCCGCCCCAACCTCTATCGACGCCCAACCCGCTCCAGACCGCGCCGGCGCCGAGCGTGCCGCCCTCGACTACATCGAAGGCTTCTACGAGGGTGACACGGTCAAGCTGTATCGCAGCGTGTCGCCCGAGGTGCTCAAGTTCGGCTACTCCAAAGGCCGCGACGGATCGTGGCAGCACGTGCCGTTTCCCTGGCCGTCGTTCGGCAGCTTTGCGGCGGCCGTGCGCGCGGGCCGCAATCTGCCACCGGCCAATGCGCCCAAGCGCGTCGTGCTGTATGACGTGCAGGAGCAGATTGCCGCCGCCCGTGTGGACGCGTGGTGGGGCATGGACTACCTGCTCATGGCGCGCATGGATGGTCGGTGGAAGATCACCCATGTGCTCTGGCAGGGACCGCCGCCGAACAACCGATAGAACAGTCAGTTCGGGATCTGCTCAGGCAGCAACGATGCGCAATTGGCCTGGGGACATCTGCCCAAGCACTTCAAGCACCGCTGGAGCAATTGGCGCGAGGGTGGGCAGATTGTTGCGTGGCGCACGTATGACCACTATGCGAATCTGGCGACCGCGCACCTTCTGATCGACTATGCTGCCGGGGTCAACAGCGCCTGCTTGGCAAGTTCGAGTACGGCGATTGCGTGCTCACGCGTCACACTCGGAAACTCGTCAAGGAAATGATCGAGGGGGTGACCTGCCTCGAGATAGTCGATGAGACTCTGAACCGGCACTCGGGTCCCGGAGAAGACCGGCGTTCCGCCGAGACGATCCGGCGAAGTGCTGATGAGCGGCGTCGGGAGTACTGACATGGCGGGCTCCTTGGGGGTTATAACAAGCTACGCAGAGAAGGGACTTCTGTCATCTTCGGTGACGTACAGCTTGGGGCCTTAGGGACCAAGGAGCGCAGGTGGGGGGCGGCCAATTGCAACCTTTGGTAGCGGCTGATTGAAAGGTTTGGTGTCGGCCATTTGAAAGGCGCCGGAACTCAGATCTAGGCCGAGGGCGATTTGCGGCCCATGTTTGTCCAGCCCCACCCACCCCCTCCCTGCCAGCGCCCCGATGACCTCCCGTCGCCTGCGGCCCGCCCCGCCACGCTCCGCGTGGTTCTCTCGCACCCTCCTCGGCCGACTCGCCGCCGGCCTGCTCATGGCCGCCGCCGTGCCGTCCTGCAGCGAAGCGCCTCAATACGACCTGGTCATTAGGCACGGCAACATCTACGACGGCACGGGTCAGGCGCCAATCACCGGCGACGTGGCCGTAGTGGGCGATTCCATTGTCGCCGTGGGCGTGGTGAGCGGCAAAGGACGCACCGAGGTGGATGCCACCGGCATGGCCGTGTCACCCGGCTTCATCAACATGCTGAGCTGGGCCACGGAATCGCTCATCGAGGACGGCCGCAGTCTAAGCGACATCCGGCAGGGTGTCACGCTCGAGGTCATGGGCGAGGGCACGTCCATGGGCCCGCTGTCGGACACGCTCAAAGCCGACATGCTCGCCAAGCAGGGCGCCATTCGTTATCCCATCACCTGGCGCACGCTGCGTGAGTATCAGGACTCGCTGGTGGCCAAGGGCATCAGCACCAACATCGCGTCGTTTGTCGGGGCCACCACGGTGCGCATCAATCACGTGGGCTGGGACAACCGCGAGCCGACGCCCAGCGAACTCGCGGCCATGCAGGCCGAGGTGCGCCAGGCCATGGAAGACGGGGCGCTCGGCGTCGGGTCATCACTGATTTACACACCGGCGTTTTTTGCCAAGACGCCGGAACTGATTGCCCTCATGCAGGCCGCCGCCCCGTATGGCGGCATGTACATCTCGCATCTGCGCAGCGAGGGCGCGCGTTTTGAGCAGGCGGTGGAGGAGCTCATTGCCATTGCCGAGGCGAGTGGTGCGCGCGCCGAGATCTATCACATCAAGGCGGCGGGCGAGGGTAACTGGTCCAAGATGGACCGAGTGCTCGATCGCATCGACTCGGCGCGCGCCAAGGGCCTGGACATCACCGCCGACATGTATCCCTACACGGCGGGCGCGACGGGTCTTGATGCCGCCATGCCGCCCTGGGTGCAGGAAGGCGGATACGCAGCATGGGCCAAGCGTTTGCAGGATCCGGCCATTCGCGCGCGTGTTGCGCAGGAAATGCGCACGCCCACTGACCAGTGGGAGAGTCTCCTGCTTGCGGCCGGATCGCCGGAGCGTGTGCTGCTGAGCGGCTTCAAGAACGATACCCTCAAGCACTACACCGGCATGACCCTGGCGGCGGTGGCCAAGCAGCGTGGCACGACACCGGAAGAGACGGCCATGGACCTGGTGGTGCAGGACGGCAGCCGCGTGGGCACCATCTACTTCATCATCAGCGAAGACAATCTGGTGAAGGCCATGAAGCGCCCTTGGGTAAGCTTTGGCTCCGATGCGCAGTCCATGGCACCTGAAGGCGTGTTTCTGGGCAGCAGTCCGCATCCGCGCGCCTATGGCACCTTCGCCCGCGTGCTGGGCCGCTATGTGCGCGAGCAGAAGGTGCTCTCGC encodes:
- a CDS encoding nuclear transport factor 2 family protein — its product is MRLCRLLQLVVATALWAAAPTSIDAQPAPDRAGAERAALDYIEGFYEGDTVKLYRSVSPEVLKFGYSKGRDGSWQHVPFPWPSFGSFAAAVRAGRNLPPANAPKRVVLYDVQEQIAAARVDAWWGMDYLLMARMDGRWKITHVLWQGPPPNNR
- a CDS encoding D-aminoacylase, translating into MAAAVPSCSEAPQYDLVIRHGNIYDGTGQAPITGDVAVVGDSIVAVGVVSGKGRTEVDATGMAVSPGFINMLSWATESLIEDGRSLSDIRQGVTLEVMGEGTSMGPLSDTLKADMLAKQGAIRYPITWRTLREYQDSLVAKGISTNIASFVGATTVRINHVGWDNREPTPSELAAMQAEVRQAMEDGALGVGSSLIYTPAFFAKTPELIALMQAAAPYGGMYISHLRSEGARFEQAVEELIAIAEASGARAEIYHIKAAGEGNWSKMDRVLDRIDSARAKGLDITADMYPYTAGATGLDAAMPPWVQEGGYAAWAKRLQDPAIRARVAQEMRTPTDQWESLLLAAGSPERVLLSGFKNDTLKHYTGMTLAAVAKQRGTTPEETAMDLVVQDGSRVGTIYFIISEDNLVKAMKRPWVSFGSDAQSMAPEGVFLGSSPHPRAYGTFARVLGRYVREQKVLSLEEAIRRMTSLPAGNLHIARRGQLKPGYLADIVVFDPQTIGDHATFEEPHQLATGVRDVFVNGTAVLRDGEHTGAKPGRVVLGPGVIPPEKSGRQKWTFLVH
- a CDS encoding AraC family transcriptional regulator; the protein is MAIGKPHPARERLFLRLDGDPLCAPETTVPASTMRAFAVPAALRPLVAHVTAYEEHFADGHEMVERVLPDGASRLIVALNGGNAEVQVAGASASPVVLAMRGHMHGISLTLRPGASLALFGVPASALANQTVPWEALVRGVSPQLPDTLADAGSDARRVEQVFAALQGMRRPTDSRTLRAIGLATHKAATHGGTLSTRSVAAELGLSTRRVQQLFASHLGLTPGEWRRLQRMHDVLRRLRPHETPRDTPRWTQLALEAGYYDQAHLINEFRALAGLTPGELLQNVSHSSNTPAGGRDSLR
- a CDS encoding SDR family oxidoreductase is translated as MHQPKPSLSHCIAIVTGASRGAGRGIATELGAAGATVYVTGRSQRHRPATTYQQIQSLSHLEQLPGSIEQTAEDVTAAGGRGIAVACDHTDETQVRALFERVRAEQGRLDVLVNNAWGGHETFDGIFKAPFWERPMSNWDAMMDRGVRNHLLASRHAAPWFVEQGQGLIVTTTFWDRDRYMAGNLFYDLAKASMTRLAFGMAEELRAHNVASVAVSPGWMRTEFVLAGHQTDETQWQSVPALARTESPRYLGRAVVALASDPNIMAHSGQVLRVGDLARFYGFTDIDGRVPPPFEI
- a CDS encoding dienelactone hydrolase family protein, which gives rise to MTTDFASTFRARLGLAEPVRVEFRRTDCVDADGYRRERIEYLGHDGDHIPAFLFTPTDRAPQSGVVVFHQHNGEFHFGKSEVAGLVGDRYQAFGPALARRGLAVLAPDALTFEDRRGPVQGTEPEHFDWLRHYNAMAYRMLQGDTLMRKALDDAQRALSVLMDAVALDPNRVGVAGHSLGGYTALYHAALDPRCQFACISGAVCSVATRMREGTGFTLFETVPGLAREYDTHDVLSAIGPRPTLVVSGSGDKYSRDANQVVARVRGDFVTHLRRDCGHALDAERFEAMVEWIVGVKP
- a CDS encoding DUF433 domain-containing protein, yielding MSVLPTPLISTSPDRLGGTPVFSGTRVPVQSLIDYLEAGHPLDHFLDEFPSVTREHAIAVLELAKQALLTPAA